Proteins encoded in a region of the Benincasa hispida cultivar B227 chromosome 2, ASM972705v1, whole genome shotgun sequence genome:
- the LOC120070702 gene encoding 5'-nucleotidase domain-containing protein DDB_G0275467 — protein MASFHKFRTLRFSVNTFSQLHSTNFGSGAPQGFSRGFRTHTALSSLEQKSLKLEDDTMGAEAECDCEEVQKIRQEFDAAKLSFLKIPEALRAMPKSNPEGIYVNKNLSLDNIQVYGFDYDYTLAHYSANLQSLIYDLAKEHLVNELRYPESCMKFKYDPTFPIRGLYYDKLKGCLLKLDFFGSIEPDGCYFGRRKLSLNEIKETYGTRHIGRDQARGLVGLMDFFCFSEACLIADIVQHFVDAKLEFDACYIYQDVNRAIQYVHRSGLAHKEIIADPHAYLVNNGRLLRLLTMLKEKGKKLFLLTNSPYYFVDGGMRYMLEASMGYKDSWREIFDVVIAKANKPEFYTSEHPFRCYDTEKDTLTFTKVDAFLPNKIYYHGCLKSFLQITKWNGPEVIYFGDHLFSDLRGPSKAGWRTAAIIYELENEIRIQNEDSYRFEQAKFHIVQELLGKLHAIVGNSRRSDVYKSLLKELSEERQNARDRMKKMFNSSFGATFLTDTGQESAFAYHIHQYADVYTSKADNFLYHPPEAWLHVPFDIKIMPHHVKVPSGLFRNQ, from the exons ATGGCCTCTTTTCACAAGTTTCGTACACTTCGTTTTTCCGTCAACACATTTTCCCAGCTGCATTCAACCAACTTTGGCTCTGGAGCTCCACAAG GGTTTAGCAGAGGTTTTAGAACCCATACCGCACTTTCATCTCTCGAACAAAAATCCTTGAAATTAGAGGATGACACCATGGGAGCAGAGGCGGAATGCGACTGTGAAGAAGTCCAAAAGATCCGTCAGGAATTTGACGCTGCTAAACTTAGCTTCCTCAAGATTCCCGAGGCGCTCAGGGCAATGCCAAAGTCGAATCCTGAag GCATCTATGTGAATAAAAACCTGAGCTTAGACAACATTCAGGTGTATGGTTTTGACTACGATTACACTCTCGCGCATTACTCGGCTAATTTACAGAGCTTGATTTATGATCTTGCCAAAGAACATTTGGTTAATGAG TTAAGATATCCTGAATCTTGCATGAAGTTCAAGTATGATCCTACCTTTCCCATTAGAGGCCTTTACTATGATAAACTCAAAGGTTGCCTCTTGAAGTTAGATTTCTTCGGTTCTATTGAGCCAGATGGTTGCTACTTTGGTCGTCGGAAG CTGAGCCTAAACGAAATCAAAGAGACATATGGCACACGGCATATTGGGCGTGACCAAGCTCGCGGGCTTGTTGGCCTGATGGATTTCTTTTGCTTCAGTGAG GCATGCCTTATTGCGGATATTGTGCAACATTTTGTTGATGCAAAGCTGGAATTTGATGCTTGCTACATCTATCAAGATGTGAACCGTGCAATTCAGTATGTTCATCGAAGTGGCCTGGCCCATAAAGAAATAATAGCCGACCCACATGCCTACCTAGTCAACAAT GGGCGATTATTGCGCTTACTCACGATGTTGAAGGAGAAGGGGAAGAAACTTTTTTTACTGACCAACTCCCCATATTACTTTGTGGATGGTGGAATGCGTTATATGTTGGAG GCTTCTATGGGTTACAAggattcttggagagaaatcTTTGATGTTGTGATAGCTAAGGCTAATAAGCCAGAATTTTACACATCTGAGCATCCATTTCG TTGTTATGACACGGAAAAAGACACTTTGACTTTTACAAAGGTGGATGCATTCCttccaaataaaatttattaccATGGTTGCCTGAAGTCTTTCCTTCAGATTACCAAGTGGAATGGTCCTGAG GTTATATACTTTGGGGACCATCTTTTTAGCGATCTGAGAGGCCCTTCAAAAGCTGGTTGGCGCACTGCCGCAATCATCTATGAATTGGAa AATGAAATACGTATACAAAATGAGGATTCTTACCGTTTTGAACAG GCAAAATTCCATATAGTCCAAGAACTTCTGGGTAAATTGCATGCCATCGTGGGGAATAGCCGGAGAAGTGATGTGTATAAATCTCTGTTGAAAGAACTGAGTGAGGAGAGGCAGAATGCACGAGATAGAATGAAGAAAATGTTTAATAGCTCATTTGGTGCGACCTTTCTCACGGATACTGGTCAAGAATCTGCCTTCGCGTATCACATCCATCAATATGCAGATGTTTATACTAGCAAAGCAGATAATTTTTTATACCATCCACCTGAGGCATGGCTTCACGTACCCTTTGATATCAAGATCATGCCACATCATGTGAAG GTCCCCTCAGGTCTTTTCAGAAACCAATAG